One part of the Corynebacterium sp. CNCTC7651 genome encodes these proteins:
- a CDS encoding IS481 family transposase — protein sequence MNSPNRNLAIVKAVRDQGEPVAKVAARFGISRQRVYQILYKYDAGGPEAIAPKTRAPHTHPQAVPKTLRNHIIDMRKELVKSGLDAGPDTIAFHLEQQGMRVPSTSTIRRILTDAGLVTPQPKKKPRSAYIRFEAAMPNECWQADITHLYLIDGTRIEVLDFLDDHSRYLLSITAKHAFTGTAVAAELERLITIYGPPASTLTDNGLVFTARLAGAKGGRNAFEKTLNHHRIQQKNGRPGHPQTQGKIERFHQTLKKWIAAKPPAETLPQLQRYLDEFADYYNTTRPHRALGRKTPEQAYTTGPKAEPNDNPKEEWRIRNDIVTPGGKVTVRYAGKLYQLGISRKYAGEPVLMVITDNHITTSLKETGEIITEHYIDTSRNYQKPYWKHGQPPLT from the coding sequence ATGAACAGCCCCAACCGCAACCTCGCCATCGTCAAAGCCGTGCGCGACCAAGGCGAACCCGTCGCTAAAGTCGCCGCACGATTCGGCATCTCCCGCCAGCGCGTCTACCAAATCCTGTACAAGTACGACGCTGGCGGGCCCGAGGCGATTGCGCCTAAAACCCGCGCCCCGCACACCCACCCACAAGCAGTGCCGAAAACGCTGCGCAACCACATCATCGACATGCGCAAAGAGCTGGTGAAATCCGGCCTAGACGCAGGCCCCGACACCATCGCCTTTCACCTCGAGCAGCAAGGAATGCGAGTGCCGTCCACATCCACGATCCGCCGCATCCTCACCGACGCCGGCCTCGTCACACCGCAACCGAAGAAGAAACCGCGCAGCGCCTACATCAGATTCGAAGCCGCCATGCCCAACGAATGCTGGCAAGCAGACATCACCCACCTCTACCTCATCGACGGCACCCGCATCGAAGTCCTCGACTTCCTCGACGACCACTCCCGCTACCTGCTATCCATCACCGCCAAACACGCCTTCACGGGCACCGCCGTCGCCGCCGAACTCGAGCGCCTCATCACCATCTACGGTCCACCAGCATCCACCCTCACCGACAACGGCCTCGTCTTCACCGCCCGCCTAGCCGGAGCCAAAGGAGGGCGCAACGCCTTCGAAAAAACCCTCAACCACCACCGCATACAGCAGAAAAACGGCCGCCCAGGACACCCCCAAACCCAAGGCAAAATCGAACGCTTCCACCAAACCCTCAAAAAATGGATAGCCGCCAAACCCCCAGCTGAAACCCTGCCCCAACTCCAGCGCTACCTCGATGAATTCGCCGACTACTACAACACCACCCGCCCCCACCGAGCACTCGGCAGAAAAACCCCCGAACAGGCCTACACCACCGGCCCGAAAGCCGAACCCAACGACAACCCCAAAGAAGAATGGCGAATCAGAAACGACATCGTCACCCCAGGCGGCAAAGTCACCGTCCGCTACGCCGGCAAACTCTACCAACTCGGCATCAGCCGCAAATACGCCGGCGAACCCGTCCTCATGGTCATCACCGACAACCACATCACCACATCACTGAAAGAAACCGGCGAGATCATCACCGAGCACTACATCGACACATCCCGCAACTACCAAAAACCATATTGGAAACACGGCCAACCACCCCTGACCTAA
- the recR gene encoding recombination mediator RecR: MFEGPLQDLIDEFSRLPGVGPKSAQRIAFYLLQTEPEDIDRLRAALAAVRDGVTFCRICNNVSRDEVCRVCADSGRDKTTICVVEDAKDIQVIERTGEYRGRYHVLGGALDPLANIGPKDLAIAPLLQRIGGVQPDLEGQEIPEIAEVILATDPDTEGEATASYIARLLKDFPGLTVSRLASGMPLGGDLEFVDELTLSRALTGRLTL, translated from the coding sequence TTGTTCGAAGGACCGCTGCAGGACCTCATCGACGAGTTCTCGCGCCTGCCCGGCGTGGGCCCGAAGTCGGCGCAGCGCATCGCGTTTTACCTGCTGCAGACGGAGCCGGAGGATATTGACCGGCTCCGCGCGGCGCTCGCGGCTGTGCGCGACGGGGTGACGTTCTGCCGCATTTGCAACAACGTGTCGCGCGACGAGGTGTGTCGCGTGTGCGCGGATTCCGGCCGCGACAAGACCACGATCTGCGTGGTGGAGGACGCGAAGGACATCCAGGTCATCGAGCGCACCGGCGAGTACCGGGGCCGCTACCACGTCCTCGGCGGGGCGCTGGACCCGCTGGCGAACATCGGGCCGAAGGACTTGGCTATCGCGCCTTTGCTGCAGCGCATCGGCGGGGTGCAGCCGGACCTTGAGGGCCAGGAAATTCCGGAGATCGCAGAGGTTATCCTTGCCACGGACCCGGACACGGAGGGTGAGGCGACGGCGAGTTACATTGCCCGCCTACTCAAGGACTTCCCGGGGCTGACGGTGTCCCGCCTCGCGTCCGGTATGCCGCTGGGCGGGGATTTGGAGTTCGTGGACGAGCTCACCCTCTCCCGCGCACTCACCGGCAGGCTTACGCTTTGA
- a CDS encoding type 1 glutamine amidotransferase: protein MTVAKRTLTIGLILPDVLGTYGDDGNALVLRQRARHRGIDAQIRRVLLTDDIPADCDIYTLGGGEDAAQLIAAARLAASPGLQAAAAAERPIFAVCAGMQVLGRTFYAHGTEAQGISLIDVSTQPLDTRAIGEVAATPTRAGITAELTEPLTGFENHMGQTTLGPDARPLGKVTRGIGNGGGAQTARQGNGTAGSGAAGSGTSSSGAERVEGVVQGSVIATYMHGPALARNPQLADLLIARGLGITLEELGALEVPIVDKLRLERLKA from the coding sequence ATTACCGTGGCTAAACGCACCTTGACCATCGGCCTGATTCTGCCGGACGTGCTGGGCACGTACGGCGACGACGGCAACGCGCTCGTCCTGCGCCAACGCGCCCGCCACCGCGGCATCGACGCGCAGATCCGCCGCGTCCTACTCACCGACGACATCCCCGCCGACTGCGACATCTACACCCTCGGCGGCGGCGAAGACGCAGCCCAGCTCATCGCGGCCGCGCGCCTCGCCGCCTCCCCCGGGCTCCAGGCCGCCGCCGCCGCGGAGCGCCCCATCTTCGCCGTCTGCGCCGGCATGCAGGTGCTCGGCCGCACCTTCTACGCGCACGGCACGGAGGCGCAGGGCATTTCGCTTATCGACGTTTCCACCCAACCCCTAGACACCCGAGCCATCGGCGAAGTCGCGGCAACCCCCACGCGCGCCGGCATCACCGCCGAGCTGACCGAGCCGCTCACCGGCTTTGAAAACCACATGGGCCAGACCACCCTCGGCCCGGATGCGCGGCCGCTGGGCAAGGTGACCCGCGGCATCGGCAATGGCGGCGGTGCCCAAACCGCGCGCCAAGGCAACGGCACTGCAGGTAGCGGCGCTGCAGGCAGCGGCACCAGTTCAAGCGGCGCGGAGCGGGTGGAGGGCGTGGTGCAGGGCAGCGTCATCGCCACCTACATGCACGGCCCCGCGCTCGCCCGAAACCCCCAACTCGCCGATCTCCTCATTGCGAGGGGTCTCGGGATCACTCTGGAGGAGTTGGGGGCGTTGGAGGTCCCGATCGTCGATAAGCTGAGGCTCGAACGCCTCAAAGCGTAA
- a CDS encoding suppressor of fused domain protein — MTGDDIVAWIDSLFPGVRLTLFDGLPVATSKHNGVPVAVTAGFSNVDSGLRLDGDEATHVRCELAVRGNVDPFTLSSTVVRAAREIAALGIPAQPGVLLEGLAAGKVRHGWLREPLLFDAGTPHLKEPGQITLLLELVLLTDDEFSIASEQGPDVLQRRLRRRGVDVTDWYRD; from the coding sequence GTGACCGGCGACGACATTGTTGCTTGGATCGATTCCCTCTTCCCGGGCGTGCGGCTCACGCTTTTCGACGGCCTCCCAGTCGCCACCTCGAAGCACAACGGCGTGCCGGTGGCGGTGACGGCGGGTTTTTCAAACGTCGATAGTGGCCTGCGCCTGGACGGGGACGAGGCGACGCACGTGCGCTGCGAGCTTGCCGTGCGCGGCAACGTGGATCCGTTCACGCTGAGCTCCACGGTGGTGCGGGCGGCGCGCGAAATCGCCGCGCTGGGCATCCCCGCACAGCCCGGGGTTTTGCTGGAGGGGCTCGCCGCGGGCAAGGTCCGGCACGGGTGGCTGCGGGAGCCCTTGCTTTTCGACGCCGGCACACCCCACCTCAAAGAACCCGGCCAAATCACCCTCCTTCTGGAGCTTGTCCTGCTTACCGACGATGAATTTTCCATCGCCTCAGAGCAGGGCCCCGACGTGCTGCAGCGCCGCCTGCGCCGCCGTGGAGTCGATGTGACGGACTGGTACCGCGACTAA
- a CDS encoding IS256 family transposase, whose protein sequence is MTTVSPKKGYDPSRVNAISEKLMNNPELAKLIGELSTSTDDASELVKGLLQASINAGLQAEMDAHLGYEHSDRKAKAQVDARGGGNHRNGSYTKTVDSGYGPLEVTVPRDRAGTFRPQMVPKGARRLTELDDMIISLYAGGITVRDIQHHLATTLGVDMSPDTISTITDAVLDEVMIWQNRQLDEFYPVIFLDALRVKIRDGHRVVNKSCYMAVGVDMDGIKHILGLWIADTEGAAFWASVCADLANRGVQDVFIVCCDGLKGLPEAVEATWPSSMVQTCIVHLIRAANRWVSYQDRKPVSSALREVYTAPNEDTARAALDAFEASELGRRYPQSVKVWRDAWDRFVPFLQFPPAARRVLYTTNSIESLNAELRKATRNRGQFPNDTAALKTLWLMICNIEGKRAAQRAKKAKRATECNGYTEGAKATGWKQAINQLAVAYPDRFADYV, encoded by the coding sequence ATGACTACGGTGTCACCAAAGAAAGGCTATGACCCGTCGAGGGTCAACGCGATCAGCGAGAAGCTGATGAATAACCCCGAGCTCGCTAAGCTCATCGGGGAGCTCTCCACCTCCACCGATGACGCCAGCGAGCTGGTGAAGGGTCTTCTACAAGCATCGATCAACGCTGGCCTGCAGGCGGAGATGGATGCTCATTTGGGCTACGAGCACTCCGACCGCAAAGCCAAAGCCCAGGTCGATGCCCGGGGTGGTGGTAACCACCGCAATGGGTCGTACACCAAGACCGTGGATTCCGGCTACGGTCCGCTGGAAGTGACCGTGCCCAGGGATCGGGCGGGCACGTTCCGGCCGCAGATGGTGCCCAAGGGCGCTCGCCGGCTCACCGAGCTCGATGACATGATCATCTCCCTGTACGCGGGTGGGATAACCGTGCGCGATATCCAGCATCACCTTGCAACCACCCTGGGTGTGGATATGAGCCCGGATACCATCAGCACGATCACCGACGCGGTGCTCGATGAGGTGATGATCTGGCAGAACCGCCAGTTAGATGAGTTCTACCCGGTGATCTTCCTCGACGCGTTGCGGGTCAAGATCCGCGACGGCCACCGCGTGGTCAACAAGTCCTGCTACATGGCCGTCGGTGTGGACATGGACGGCATCAAACACATCCTGGGCTTGTGGATCGCCGATACCGAAGGTGCCGCATTCTGGGCGTCCGTGTGCGCTGACCTTGCAAACCGTGGGGTGCAGGACGTGTTCATCGTCTGCTGCGACGGGCTCAAGGGCCTGCCCGAGGCGGTGGAGGCAACCTGGCCGAGTTCCATGGTGCAGACCTGTATCGTGCACCTGATTCGGGCGGCGAACAGGTGGGTGTCCTACCAGGACCGCAAACCCGTCTCCAGCGCACTGCGGGAGGTCTACACCGCACCCAACGAAGACACCGCGCGCGCCGCCCTAGACGCGTTCGAAGCATCTGAACTTGGGCGGCGCTACCCCCAGTCGGTGAAGGTATGGCGCGACGCGTGGGATCGGTTCGTGCCGTTTCTGCAGTTCCCGCCGGCAGCCCGCCGGGTGCTCTACACCACGAACTCCATCGAGTCGCTCAACGCGGAATTGCGGAAAGCCACCCGCAACCGGGGCCAGTTCCCGAACGACACTGCGGCGCTGAAGACGCTGTGGTTGATGATCTGCAACATCGAAGGCAAGCGTGCCGCCCAGCGTGCGAAGAAGGCGAAACGGGCAACTGAGTGCAACGGCTATACTGAAGGGGCGAAAGCCACCGGGTGGAAACAAGCCATCAACCAACTAGCCGTGGCATACCCCGACCGGTTCGCGGACTACGTGTAA
- a CDS encoding aminotransferase class I/II-fold pyridoxal phosphate-dependent enzyme: protein MATLNELNQQDFDALAQDVRNRYEELKAKNLNLDLTRGKPSSEQLDFSDDLLALPGKDNYRTKAGVDVRNYGGLDGIADIREIWAEVLGVPVDNLIAGDSSSLNIMFDLISFAFAFGTNDSPRPWREEDTVKWLCPVPGYDRHFAITEQFGFEMIPVPMMDEGPDLAVVEKHAQDPQVKGMWCVPIFGNPTGVVYSDATIERLAALPAAAPDFRIIWDNAYAVHTLDDDFPNNPNVIKLAAEQGNPNRFWYMSSTSKITHAGSGVSFFASSEENLEWYRSIANIRGIGPNKENQLAHAMLLHDAEGVRALMRKHAASLAPKFAAVIEILRNRLGEYGVAEWTEPKGGYFISLNVVPGTATRVWELAKEAGINLTKAGSAFPHGVDPDNTNIRLAPSLPPLDEVAEAMDGVATCVLLAAVERREGSADAGAQGVEHAEEGAER from the coding sequence ATGGCCACCCTGAATGAACTCAACCAGCAGGACTTTGATGCCCTCGCGCAGGATGTGCGCAATCGTTATGAGGAGCTCAAGGCGAAGAACCTCAACCTGGACCTCACCCGCGGTAAGCCGTCGAGTGAGCAGCTTGATTTCTCGGACGACCTCCTCGCGCTGCCGGGCAAGGACAACTACCGCACCAAGGCGGGCGTTGACGTGCGCAATTACGGCGGGCTGGACGGTATCGCGGATATCCGCGAGATCTGGGCCGAGGTGCTTGGCGTGCCGGTGGACAACCTGATCGCTGGTGATTCCTCCTCGCTGAACATCATGTTTGACCTCATCTCGTTCGCGTTCGCCTTCGGCACGAATGATTCGCCGCGGCCGTGGCGCGAGGAGGACACCGTCAAGTGGCTGTGCCCGGTGCCGGGCTATGACCGCCACTTCGCCATCACGGAGCAGTTCGGTTTCGAAATGATTCCGGTGCCGATGATGGATGAGGGGCCGGATCTGGCTGTCGTCGAAAAGCATGCCCAAGATCCGCAGGTCAAGGGTATGTGGTGTGTGCCAATCTTCGGCAACCCCACGGGCGTGGTGTACTCGGACGCCACCATCGAGCGCCTCGCCGCGCTCCCCGCCGCTGCCCCGGACTTCCGCATTATCTGGGACAACGCGTACGCGGTGCACACGCTTGACGACGATTTCCCGAACAACCCCAACGTCATCAAACTCGCCGCCGAGCAGGGCAACCCGAACCGCTTCTGGTACATGAGCTCCACGTCCAAGATCACCCACGCGGGTTCCGGCGTGAGCTTCTTCGCGTCCAGCGAGGAGAACCTGGAGTGGTACCGCTCCATCGCGAACATTCGCGGCATCGGCCCGAACAAGGAGAACCAGCTGGCGCACGCGATGCTGCTGCACGACGCGGAAGGTGTGCGCGCGCTGATGCGCAAGCACGCGGCGTCGCTCGCGCCGAAGTTCGCGGCGGTGATTGAGATCCTGCGCAACCGCCTGGGTGAGTACGGCGTCGCGGAGTGGACGGAGCCGAAGGGCGGCTACTTCATTTCGCTGAACGTGGTGCCGGGCACGGCCACGCGCGTGTGGGAGCTGGCGAAGGAGGCCGGCATCAACCTCACCAAGGCGGGCAGCGCGTTCCCGCACGGCGTGGATCCGGACAACACGAACATCCGCCTCGCGCCGTCGCTGCCGCCGTTGGATGAGGTCGCGGAGGCCATGGACGGCGTAGCTACCTGCGTGCTGCTCGCCGCGGTGGAGCGGCGCGAGGGCTCGGCCGACGCCGGCGCGCAGGGCGTGGAGCACGCCGAGGAAGGAGCTGAGCGCTAG
- a CDS encoding DNA polymerase III subunit gamma and tau yields the protein MALYRKYRPASFGEVVGQEQVTRPLSTALDNGRIAHAYLFSGPRGCGKTSSARILARSLNCVEGPTSTPCGVCPSCVSLAPGGPGNLDVMELDAASHGGVDDMRELRERALFAPAESRYRVFIIDEAHMISAAGNNALLKIVEEPPEHLIFIFATTEPERILGTIRSRTHNYPFRLLAPAAMRELLERVVAEEGVFVDENVYPLVIRAGGGSPRDTLSILDQLLAGAGPDGLTYQLALPLLGVTDLSLLDAAVDALATGDTSSMFHTIDAVMESGHEPRRFATDLLDRLRDLMLIRTVPDAFGQGLVDAPVDRAEILRTEAEQFSGAQLAALATEVNDRISDLRGATSPRLLLEVMMAHLLTMPAAAGAAGAAAGAGSVAGAGQAPAPAAGSAGTAGTAGSAGSAGTAGTAGSAGSAGTAGSASAGAAAAAAGTPAPNPSPTAAAAGTPAPARAVPQGGAAAAAAAAAAAAAGGRNPRSASTPAPQPAPAPAPAKPQPGPEPEHAPEIAQPAPGHAPDTEQPAPGHAPEPTREPSFEPEQQPAPEPPRSEPEPPPTAPAEGTAPAQSDAHDTAGTSDAPNTQDTADGAPNTQATAGARGTQDTADGAPNTQATAEAGGTADTDYDALYTRIERDWTSLRQSVGTRNKVAEIMLTEARPLGFDGDTLVVGHNTGALADRINAANNNADIVAVFEEKLGTRIGVRCVVGTDPAAANVRPAPRKEVWAPQPAREETPKRPEPARQAELEHSEPAEAPARERTPQQAAERAKAPEPPNAPQQPERQDVQAPSRPAAPAQPQPRQQDEERASESIPPPPEPFDDAPPEYSREDEERDMASQAREEGSRDRRDAAQVAFDLLAAELGARPL from the coding sequence GTGGCTCTCTACAGGAAGTATCGCCCGGCAAGCTTTGGGGAGGTCGTCGGCCAGGAGCAGGTGACCAGGCCGTTGTCCACCGCGCTGGATAACGGGCGGATTGCGCACGCGTACCTGTTTTCGGGACCGAGGGGGTGCGGCAAGACGTCGTCGGCACGCATCTTGGCGCGGTCCTTGAACTGTGTGGAGGGGCCGACGTCGACCCCGTGCGGCGTGTGCCCCTCGTGTGTGTCGCTGGCGCCGGGCGGGCCGGGGAACCTGGATGTGATGGAGCTGGACGCGGCGTCGCACGGCGGTGTGGACGACATGCGTGAGCTGCGCGAACGCGCCCTGTTCGCGCCCGCCGAGTCGCGCTACCGCGTGTTCATCATCGATGAGGCGCACATGATCTCCGCCGCCGGCAACAACGCGCTGCTGAAGATTGTGGAGGAGCCGCCGGAGCACCTGATCTTCATCTTCGCCACCACTGAGCCGGAGCGGATTCTGGGCACGATTCGCTCGCGCACGCACAACTACCCGTTCCGGCTTCTGGCGCCCGCCGCGATGCGCGAGCTTTTGGAGCGCGTGGTGGCCGAAGAGGGCGTGTTTGTGGACGAGAACGTCTATCCGCTGGTCATCCGCGCCGGCGGCGGCTCCCCGCGCGATACGCTGTCCATTCTGGACCAGCTTCTGGCCGGAGCCGGGCCCGACGGGCTCACGTACCAGCTCGCGTTGCCGCTTTTGGGGGTGACGGACCTTTCGCTTCTCGACGCCGCCGTCGACGCCCTCGCCACCGGCGACACCTCCTCGATGTTCCACACCATCGACGCCGTGATGGAGTCCGGCCACGAGCCGCGCCGCTTCGCCACCGATCTCCTCGATCGCCTGCGCGATTTGATGCTGATCCGCACGGTGCCGGACGCGTTTGGGCAAGGGCTTGTCGACGCCCCCGTCGACCGCGCAGAGATCCTCCGCACCGAAGCCGAGCAGTTCAGCGGTGCCCAACTCGCCGCCCTGGCCACCGAGGTCAACGACCGCATCTCCGACCTCCGCGGCGCCACCTCCCCGCGCCTGCTGCTCGAGGTCATGATGGCGCACCTGCTCACCATGCCCGCCGCCGCGGGAGCCGCAGGAGCAGCCGCTGGAGCCGGATCCGTCGCGGGCGCCGGCCAAGCCCCCGCCCCGGCCGCGGGCAGCGCGGGCACCGCGGGCACCGCGGGCAGCGCGGGCAGCGCGGGCACCGCGGGCACCGCGGGCAGCGCGGGCAGCGCGGGCACCGCGGGATCCGCATCCGCCGGGGCGGCAGCCGCCGCGGCCGGGACGCCCGCCCCGAACCCGAGCCCCACAGCCGCTGCGGCTGGGACGCCCGCCCCGGCGCGCGCGGTGCCGCAGGGAGGTGCGGCGGCTGCCGCAGCTGCTGCTGCCGCTGCCGCGGCGGGGGGACGCAACCCACGCAGTGCATCCACCCCGGCCCCGCAGCCCGCACCCGCGCCGGCACCGGCGAAACCCCAGCCGGGACCCGAGCCCGAGCACGCGCCCGAAATAGCGCAGCCAGCACCCGGGCACGCGCCCGATACAGAGCAGCCAGCACCCGGGCACGCGCCCGAGCCGACCCGGGAGCCGAGCTTCGAACCGGAGCAACAACCCGCGCCGGAGCCTCCGCGCTCCGAACCGGAGCCGCCGCCGACCGCCCCCGCCGAGGGCACTGCGCCCGCACAGTCGGACGCGCATGACACCGCGGGCACCTCGGACGCCCCGAACACCCAGGACACCGCGGACGGCGCCCCGAACACCCAGGCCACCGCGGGCGCGCGGGGCACCCAGGACACCGCGGACGGCGCCCCGAACACCCAGGCCACCGCGGAGGCAGGCGGCACGGCGGACACGGATTACGACGCCCTCTACACCCGCATTGAGCGGGACTGGACGTCGCTGCGGCAGTCCGTCGGTACGCGGAACAAGGTCGCGGAAATTATGCTCACCGAGGCGCGTCCGCTTGGCTTCGACGGGGACACCCTAGTGGTTGGCCACAACACCGGCGCGCTCGCGGACCGCATCAACGCGGCGAACAACAACGCCGACATCGTGGCCGTGTTCGAGGAGAAGCTGGGCACCCGCATCGGCGTGCGGTGCGTGGTGGGCACCGACCCGGCCGCGGCGAACGTCCGCCCCGCGCCGCGCAAGGAGGTGTGGGCCCCGCAGCCCGCGCGCGAAGAAACGCCAAAGCGCCCGGAACCAGCGCGACAGGCTGAGCTAGAGCACTCTGAACCAGCGGAGGCGCCCGCGCGCGAGAGAACGCCGCAGCAGGCAGCGGAACGCGCAAAGGCGCCGGAACCGCCGAACGCGCCGCAGCAACCTGAGCGCCAGGACGTGCAGGCGCCGTCCCGGCCGGCGGCCCCCGCACAGCCACAGCCACGGCAGCAGGACGAGGAGCGAGCGTCGGAAAGCATTCCGCCCCCGCCGGAACCGTTCGACGACGCGCCGCCTGAATACTCCCGCGAGGACGAGGAGCGCGACATGGCGTCGCAGGCGCGGGAGGAGGGTTCGAGAGATCGTCGTGACGCGGCGCAGGTGGCGTTCGACCTCCTCGCGGCGGAGCTCGGCGCGCGTCCGCTGTAG
- a CDS encoding MurT ligase domain-containing protein, which yields MKFRSHVALTAARLATAASRATGRGAGGMIGGLVAGAIDPNIMEQLGGGRPTALVTGTNGKSTTTRMLAGALRSTHTVATNDGGDNMDAGIISALMAGEGASHVVLEVDELHVPHVAQRLAPEAIVLLNLSRDQLDRVGEINAIERALRAAVMEHPEATVVANCDDVLITSIAWDHPNVVWVAAGTGWLGDSVTNPRSGGHVVRTEDDWYAVQSLDDGSSFRRPTPHYSVDEEGLHVPGGDVVKLELQLPGRANRGNAAQAIACAVEVFGVPLEQAVAAAEAVDNVAGRYTTVGLGDHDVHLLLAKNPAGWQEALTMLDAEAAGVVIAVNAQQGDGEDVSWLWDIDFENLRAGTVVAAGERGTDLAVRLFYSGLDHTLVHDPLAAIRACPPGRVEVLANYTALLNLRKALSKQEDYRG from the coding sequence ATGAAATTCCGCTCACACGTGGCGCTGACGGCCGCCCGCCTGGCCACCGCCGCCTCCCGCGCCACCGGACGCGGCGCCGGCGGCATGATCGGCGGGCTGGTTGCCGGCGCGATCGACCCGAACATCATGGAGCAGCTCGGCGGCGGGCGGCCGACGGCGCTGGTCACGGGCACGAACGGCAAGTCCACCACCACCCGCATGCTGGCCGGCGCGCTGCGCTCCACCCACACCGTGGCTACTAACGACGGCGGCGACAACATGGATGCCGGCATCATTTCGGCGCTGATGGCGGGTGAGGGGGCGTCGCACGTCGTGCTCGAGGTGGATGAGTTGCACGTGCCGCACGTGGCACAGCGCCTCGCGCCGGAGGCGATCGTGCTGCTGAACCTGTCGCGCGACCAGCTGGACCGCGTCGGCGAGATCAACGCCATCGAGCGCGCCCTGCGCGCCGCCGTGATGGAGCACCCGGAGGCGACGGTGGTCGCGAACTGCGACGATGTCCTGATCACCTCTATCGCCTGGGACCACCCCAACGTGGTGTGGGTCGCCGCCGGCACCGGCTGGCTGGGCGATTCCGTGACCAATCCCCGCTCCGGCGGGCACGTCGTGCGCACGGAGGACGACTGGTACGCGGTGCAATCGCTTGACGACGGTTCCTCATTCCGCCGCCCCACCCCCCACTACAGCGTGGACGAGGAGGGTCTCCACGTGCCTGGGGGTGACGTCGTGAAGCTTGAGCTCCAGCTGCCGGGGCGGGCGAACCGCGGCAACGCGGCGCAGGCGATTGCCTGCGCGGTGGAGGTGTTCGGCGTGCCGCTGGAGCAGGCCGTCGCCGCCGCGGAGGCCGTGGATAACGTGGCCGGGCGCTACACCACCGTGGGCTTGGGCGACCACGACGTGCACCTGCTGCTGGCCAAGAACCCCGCCGGCTGGCAGGAGGCGCTGACCATGCTGGACGCGGAGGCCGCGGGCGTGGTCATCGCCGTGAACGCGCAGCAAGGCGACGGCGAGGACGTCTCCTGGCTGTGGGACATCGACTTCGAGAACCTGCGCGCCGGCACCGTCGTCGCCGCGGGCGAGCGCGGCACTGACCTCGCCGTGCGCCTCTTCTACTCCGGCCTGGACCACACGCTGGTGCACGATCCGCTCGCCGCCATCCGCGCCTGCCCGCCGGGCCGCGTGGAGGTCCTGGCCAATTACACCGCCCTGCTCAACCTGCGCAAGGCCCTTTCCAAGCAGGAGGATTACCGTGGCTAA
- a CDS encoding YbaB/EbfC family nucleoid-associated protein — protein sequence MTQPNMPADMQELIRQAAEVQAALQRAQEELLNTTVVGTAGGELVSITMTGGAEITDLQIKPEAVDPEDVETLQDLILAAYRDAHNKAGQLAQDKIGPLTGGALPQDGQSPFGGQPAGPGEVPFGGII from the coding sequence ATGACCCAGCCCAACATGCCAGCCGACATGCAGGAACTGATCCGCCAGGCCGCAGAGGTGCAGGCCGCGCTGCAGCGCGCGCAGGAAGAGCTGCTGAACACCACCGTGGTGGGCACCGCAGGCGGCGAGCTCGTTTCCATCACCATGACCGGTGGCGCCGAGATCACCGACCTGCAGATCAAGCCGGAGGCCGTGGACCCGGAGGACGTGGAGACGCTGCAGGACCTGATCCTGGCTGCGTACCGCGACGCGCACAACAAGGCCGGCCAGCTCGCGCAGGACAAGATCGGCCCGCTGACCGGCGGCGCGCTGCCGCAGGACGGCCAGTCCCCGTTCGGCGGCCAGCCGGCCGGCCCGGGCGAGGTGCCGTTCGGCGGCATTATTTAA